From a single Sorghum bicolor cultivar BTx623 chromosome 5, Sorghum_bicolor_NCBIv3, whole genome shotgun sequence genomic region:
- the LOC8083010 gene encoding transcription factor MYB57, with product MVSDQLEQEDKKLMRKGLWSPDEDERLYSHITHYGVGTWSSVAELAGLKRSGKSCRLRWMNYLQPDLSREPISKQEEDLIVSLQKLLGNRWSAIAARMPGRTDNEIKNYWNSRIKKKLQQRMNTGGNYQSPLAVHQTAEERDADMNTGGNPKADLYGQAATTSEVQVHHSTTTSYNNSADHPSLPHQLPLFTGQPLLDPNAAAIQNGEHTAAQSSLDVSFSKSHERNFVEEYVEFLMSLSDDLQEI from the exons ATGGTTAGTGATCAGCTGGAGCAGGAAGACAAGAAGCTGATGAGGAAGGGGCTATGGTCACCTGACGAGGACGAGAGGCTTTATAGCCACATCACACACTACGGCGTTGGAACCTGGTCCTCCGTCGCCGAACTAGCAG GGCTGAAGAGGAGCGGGAAGAGCTGCAGACTGAGATGGATGAACTATCTGCAGCCAGACCTCAGCAGGGAGCCCATCTCCAAGCAGGAAGAGGACCTCATCGTATCCTTGCAGAAACTCCTAGGAAACAG GTGGTCTGCGATTGCAGCAAGGATGCCTGGAAGGACAGATAATGAGATCAAGAACTACTGGAACTCACGcatcaagaagaagctccagcaGAGGATGAACACCGGCGGCAACTACCAATCACCGCTGGCAGTTCACCAAACAGCAGAGGAGAGAGACGCCGATATGAACACTGGTGGTAACCCGAAGGCGGATTTGTATGGACAAGCAGCTACGACATCAGAggttcaagttcatcatagcacCACAACGTCGTACAACAACTCTGCAGATCACCCAAGTCTGCCTCATCAGCTTCCACTTTTCACAGGCCAACCACTACTGGATCCTAATGCTGCTGCCATTCAAAATGGAGAGCACACAGCAGCACAGTCCTCCCTCGATGTGTCATTTTCCAAGAGTCATGAGAGAAACTTTGTGGAAGAGTATGTTGAATTCCTCATGTCTCTCTCGGATGATCTACAGGAAATATGA
- the LOC8067620 gene encoding probable WRKY transcription factor 2, with protein MDIKSSLIMLPPCSHGWEMMETMRRQQELVMQLRAFVLPLLPGVIVDGTSAAEIAVQLFDDVIGCNIGVVSTLEGCLVSTGARGGSSGEPVDNKSLVRKNSCHVTEGETTDEQARHRSVVGQKRRRKNDKRSRSLVTHVPHYDGHQWRKYGQKNINGRQHPRSYYRCTYREQNCFATKTIQQQEQIDSIRRSATPGEEIAKYTVVYYGEHTCKDHSISIVQLPQLVSCMDLQNMEIAQTSSDVQDPEADLDLPALLEVFDNSVIDWEDIWKI; from the exons ATGGACATCAAGAGCAGCCTCATCATGCTGCCGCCCTGCAGCCATGGCTGGGAGATGATGGAGACCATGAGGAGACAGCAGGAGCTCGTGATGCAGCTCCGAGCGTTCGTCCTCCCGCTGCTCCCCGGCGTCATCGTCGATGGTACCTCGGCCGCCGAGATTGCTGTCCAGCTCTTCGACGACGTGATAGGATGCAACATAGGCGTGGTGTCTACGCTTGAAGGGTGCCTCGTGAGTACCGGAGCCAGAGGCGGATCATCGGGAGAGCCCGTAGACAACAAGTCGTTGGTGAGGAAGAATAGCTGCCATGTTACTGAAGGCGAGACGACGGATGAGCAAGCGAGGCATAGAAGCGTTGTTGGTCAAAAGAGAAG GAGGAAGAACGACAAGCGATCACGATCCCTTGTGACGCATGTTCCACATTATGATGGCCATCAATGGAGAAAATATGGGCAGAAGAACATCAATGGGAGGCAGCATCCTAG GAGCTACTATAGATGCACCTACAGAGAACAGAACTGCTTTGCAACGAAGACTATCCAGCAACAAGAACAAATTGACAGTATCCGTCGTAGTGCCACGCCTGGTGAGGAAATTGCAAAGTACACAGTCGTGTACTACGGTGAACACACTTGCAAGGACCATAGCATCAGCATAGTCCAGCTTCCTCAACTTGTCAGCTGTATGGATCTTCAGAACATGGAAATTGCCCAAACAAGTTCAGATGTTCAAGATCCTGAGGCAGACTTGGACTTGCCAGCTTTACTAGAGGTGTTTGATAACTCTGTCATTGATTGGGAGGATATTTGGAAGATATGA
- the LOC110435638 gene encoding uncharacterized protein LOC110435638: MAMEAHNLRFVRCPKCHQLLVEYPSIPVYKCGGCSTVLRAKHRPVPAARAGSESGECSTGSPYSLKGSSIQSSGSICSGEQRAVSSVDRPHEATPHGSVVSTANNIDSCDGVADERTVSAADSGVVTHVKHPKNTCSLTDDGNIRNSGVMAKEKETHDEDTGAGSSSDLTERVENVDAGEKANGGKIGDIGTSELSTTLYEKSQAAHREERPHTYEGVHVESHKALIEELERSLSFSSDDEYFSDEAESSGLSDALRNQMGSRRFRANDAPRNDPHGRLIEELEMSFSDAEEPLEQHGMGAGTVHGNVLDKDPQALGAKSAHPCEESLSSFDSGHLKSEQTSHQESRAIGNGNQGNEHIEENNNTANSVHGSEHIVIANDEIADRIHEKEHGKDCQPANIESGYPFEGSTSSADDGSIEVQQSFQPSDLTADANREVEDDKITNDNLVPADSHEKEHGNDNLFLVPADEDIAERVCVNEELTADGTQETEDGCMEDDNMTNCVHGNDNSMLADEDIAERVHKHEDLTTDGTQEVEEGFMEDSNMTNSVHVSDNLVLADEDIAERVHGNEETADGAGENEESLLKNEIVNVAVADEDIAKKIHENEHGKDRQSLEDESAHLYDGVITSFSAGYTKSEQSFQQDEPIPDATEEKEEDFVEDGNTASCIQENRAAVARFSSLPNKRNQSKLASFNKNKEQMTYRSRGSQLRHGRSLDSEDFHSIQNFMESQMDGTSSSLSSGSPSRGDLVHRTANKFNNNIRHERLKKMDELRDQLSRLSSQKGSERSYQKRGLEYQQQSNSYDVEHHLQSVDGDSAPSSCALESYYGHGRPPRYPPPNPFSPTHTYTHCHFGHAQTRLPHNYDPWEFNSYYQSSYAESTILDHESLRSSYKEQKRVVRKHILRPLSGASPFTICNSCFNLVQMPSDIYISKAKVGKMQCGKCSKVLALSFPAVYNANAKSSVDVAQESCNLDDSIVAKNDDIASYYAECLTGGPVSISEDYGASYTRSLPTQAGSSSLAATESGKKVSDSALHRLMGYDSASQLLRHSRVFEDGYESFESMVPVSSRVSRRKNK; encoded by the exons ATGGCCATGGAAGCTCACAACCTGCGGTTTGTCAGGTGCCCCAAATGCCACCAGCTCCTCGTCGAGTACCCCTCCATTCCTGTCTACAAGTGTGGCGGCTGCAGCACGGTTCTCAGAG CGAAACATCGGCCTGTCCCTGCAGCACGAGCTGGATCAGAATCCGGGGAGTGCAGCACGGGCTCTCCGTATAGCCTGAAGGGATCCTCTATCCAGAGTAGCGGATCGATCTGCTCGGGTGAACAGAGAGCTGTGTCCTCTGTTGATCGGCCTCATGAGGCCACACCTCATGGAAGCGTGGTCTCCACTGCCAACAACATTGATTCCTGTGACGGCGTAGCCGACGAAAGAACTGTGTCTGCAGCAGATAGTGGTGTAGTAACACATGTCAAGCATCCGAAGAACACCTGCTCCTTAACTGATGATGGGAATATCCGAAACTCTGGGGTTATGGCCAAAGAGAAAGAGACACATGACGAAGACACTGGGGCTGGTTCTAGTTCAGATTTGACTGAACGAGTCGAGAACGTTGATGCCGGTGAAAAGGCCAATGGAGGCAAAATCGGTGATATTGGCACTAGTGAACTGAGCACAACACTGTATGAGAAAAGTCAGGCTGCTCACAGGGAGGAGAGGCCGCACACGTATGAAGGCGTGCATGTTGAGTCTCACAAAGCTCTGATTGAAGAGTtggagaggtctctttcatttAGTAGTGATGATGAATACTTCTCGGACGAAGCAGAAAGCAGCGGGCTTAGTGATGCTCTGCGTAACCAAATGGGTAGCCGCAGGTTCAGAGCGAATGATGCCCCCCGAAACGATCCACATGGTCGATTGATTGAAGAACTAGAGATGTCTTTCAGCGATGCAGAagagccattggagcagcatggGATGGGTGCAGGCACAGTTCATGGAAATGTGCTTGACAAGGATCCACAGGCCCTGGGTGCTAAAAGTGCACATCCATGTGAAGAAAGCCTCTCATCATTTGACAGTGGACATCTCAAATCTGAACAAACTTCTCATCAGGAAAGCAGGGCAATAGGTAATGGCAATCAAGGAAATGAGCATATTGAAGAGAACAACAATACTGCCAACTCTGTTCATGGGAGTGAGCATATTGTGATTGCCAATGACGAAATTGCAGATAGAATCCATGAGAAAGAGCATGGTAAGGATTGCCAGCCTGCAAACATAGAAAGTGGATATCCTTTTGAAGGAAGCACCTCTTCAGCCGATGATGGCAGTATCGAAGTTCAGCAAAGTTTTCAACCAAGTGACCTGACAGCAGATGCCAATCGAGAAGTGGAAGATGATAAGATAACCAATGATAATCTTGTGCCTGCAGATTCCCATGAGAAAGAGCATGGGAATGATAATCTTTTCCTTGTGCCTGCAGATGAAGACATTGCAGAGAGGGTTTGTGTAAACGAAGAGCTAACAGCAGATGGCACTCAGGAAACGGAAGATGGCTGCATGGAGGATGACAACATGACCAATTGTGTACATGGCAATGATAATTCTATGCTTGCAGATGAAGACATTGCAGAGAGAGTTCATAAGCATGAAGATTTAACAACTGATGGGACTCAGGAAGTGGAAGAGGGTTTTATGGAAGATAGCAACATGACTAATTCCGTTCATGTCAGTGATAATCTTGTACTTGCAGATGAAGACATTGCAGAGAGAGTTCATGGAAATGAAGAGACAGCTGATGGCGCTGGAGAAAATGAAGAGAGCCTTTTGAAAAATGAAATTGTGAATGTTGCTGTTGCAGATGAGGACATTGCAAAGAAGATTCATGAGAATGAGCATGGTAAGGATCGGCAGTCCCTGGAGGACGAAAGTGCACATCTGTATGATGGAGTCATCACTTCGTTCAGTGCTGGATACACCAAATCTGAACAAAGTTTTCAACAAGATGAGCCAATACCTGATGCCACTGAAGAAAAGGAAGAGGATTTTGTGGAAGATGGAAATACAGCTAGCTGCATTCAAGAAAACCGGGCAGCTGTTGCTAGGTTCTCAAGCTTGCCAAATAAGAGGAACCAGTCCAAGTTAGCTAGCTttaataagaacaaagaacaaATGACCTATAGATCTAGAGGTAGCCAGCTTCGTCATGGACGGTCACTTGATTCTGAAGATTTCCACTCAATTCAAAACTTTATGGAGTCACAAATGGATGGTACctcaagttctctctcaagtggGTCTCCCAGTCGGGGCGATTTGGTGCACAGAACAGCAAACAAGTTCAATAATAACATTAGACATGAGCGCCTCAAAAAGATGGATGAACTAAGAGATCAGCTAAGTAGGCTTTCAAGCCAGAAGGGCTCGGAGAGAAGTTACCAGAAGAGAGGCCTAGAGTACCAGCAACAATCCAATAGCTATGATGTTGAGCACCATCTTCAAAGTGTTGATGGTGATTCCGCTCCAAGTTCCTGTGCTCTAGAATCCTATTATGGTCATGGAAGGCCGCCAAGgtatccaccaccaaatcctttCTCTCCAACCCATACATACACACATTGCCATTTTGGACATGCTCAAACGCGCCTACCACACAATTATGATCCATGGGAGTTCAATTCATATTACCAGTCCTCATACGCTGAAAGCACAATTCTGGACCATGAATCACTTAGGTCAAGTTACAAGGAGCAGAAACGAGTAGTGAGAAAGCATATTTTGCGGCCTCTGTCAGGTGCTTCCCCATTCACTATCTGCAATAGCTGTTTCAATTTGGTTCAAATGCCATCAGATATCTACATATCAAAAGCAAAGGTTGGCAAAATGCAATGTGGCAAGTGCTCCAAGGTTCTGGCATTATCATTTCCTGCAGTATACAATGCAAATGCAAAGAGTAGTGTGGATGTGGCCCAAGAGTCATGCAACCTGGACGATAGCATAGTCGCTAAAAATGATGATATTGCTTCTTATTATGCTGAGTGCCTCACAGGGGGTCCTGTTAGTATCAGTGAAGATTATGGAGCATCGTACACAAGAAGCTTGCCTACTCAAGCTGGATCGAGTAGCCTTGCTGCCACAGAAAGTGGCAAGAAGGTTTCTGACTCGGCACTCCATCGACTCATGGGGTATGATTCAGCTAGCCAGTTGTTACGTCACAGCAGGGTGTTTGAAGATGGATATGAGAGCTTCGAGTCAATGGTGCCAGTTTCCAGCAGAGTATCCAGAAGAAAGAACAAATAA
- the LOC8083012 gene encoding methylesterase 17 has translation MEASGEVYKANKEHFVLVHGAGHGAWCWFKLACLLRGSGHRVSCIDHAGTAGSLVDPDDVRSFDKYDAPLMDFMAALPDGHKVILVGHSAGGLSVTHAMHLFRDKIKQAIFIAATMLPFGYQTEQDIKDGAPDLSEFGDVFDLRFGLGDGCPPTSVALREEHQRIILYQQCSHEDSTLASILLRPWPAALSTARFGHVDDGAESAVNAVPRVYIKTTNDHMVKQEQQEAMIRRWPPREVVAMDTDHSPFFSAPERLLELILKSL, from the exons ATGGAGGCCAGCGGCGAGGTTTACAAGGCCAACAAGGAGCACTTTGTCCTCGTGCACGGCGCCGGCCACGGCGCCTGGTGCTGGTTCAAGCTCGCGTGCCTGCTCCGGGGCTCCGGCCACCGCGTCTCCTGCATCGACCACGCCGGGACCGCCGGCAGCCTCGTCGACCCGGACGACGTCCGGTCGTTCGACAAGTACGACGCGCCGCTCATGGACTTCATGGCCGCCTTGCCGGATGGGCACAAG GTAATTTTGGTAGGGCATAGCGCAGGAGGACTGAGCGTCACCCATGCGATGCATTTGTTCAGAGACAAGATCAAGCAAGCCATCTTCATAGCAGCAACCATGCTTCCGTTTGGGTACCAAACAGAGCAAGATATAAAAGAT GGGGCACCTGATTTATCCGAGTTTGGTGATGTGTTCGACCTGAGATTCGGTCTGGGAGATGGCTGCCCTCCAACGAGTGTGGCGCTGAGAGAGGAGCACCAGCGCATAATCCTGTATCAGCAATGCTCCCATGAG GACTCCACACTTGCATCCATTCTGCTGCGCCCATGGCCAGCCGCTCTGAGCACTGCAAGGTTCGGCCATGTCGATGACGGCGCCGAGAGTGCAGTGAATGCAGTGCCTCGGGTGTACATAAAGACAACCAATGACCACATGGTGAagcaggagcagcaggaggCCATGATCCGACGATGGCCGCCGAGAGAGGTGGTGGCGATGGACACTGACCACAGCCCTTTCTTCTCTGCGCCGGAGCGTCTCTTGGAGCTGATCCTCAAGTCATTGTAA
- the LOC8067621 gene encoding methylesterase 17: MAAEARLIGMAAKEHFVLVHGEGHGAWCWFKLRWLLEGAGYRVTCIDLAGGGVDPTDPNTIRSFKQYDKPLIDLISTLPEGEKVILVGHGAGGLSVIHAMHEFVDRISQSFFVAATMLPFGFQADEDKKDGLPTLPENEIELTLGAGADDPPTTIALRLEFQRDRLSQQSPEEESVLASMLMRPWPATAISTASFEGDDERLNRIKRIFIKTERDHMLDPQQQDSMIKKWPPSEVLVIDTDHSPFFSAPEQLFNLIVKSL, encoded by the exons ATGGCT GCAGAGGCCAGACTGATAGGAATGGCAGCAAAGGAGCACTTTGTGCTTGTTCATGGTGAAGGGCATGGAGCCTGGTGTTGGTTCAAGCTCCGCTGGCTCCTTGAGGGCGCTGGCTACCGTGTTACATGCATTGACCTTGCCGGAGGTGGCGTCGATCCTACTGATCCCAACACAATCCGGTCGTTCAAGCAGTATGACAAGCCGCTCATAGATCTCATTTCAACCTTGCCAGAGGGGGAGAAG GTTATTCTAGTCGGACATGGTGCTGGAGGGCTGAGTGTGATCCATGCAATGCATGAATTCGTTGACAGGATCAGTCAATCATTTTTTGTGGCAGCTACAATGCTACCATTTGGATTTCAAGCTGATGAAGATAAGAAAGAT GGATTACCAACTTTGCCTGAGAACGAGATTGAGTTGACACTTGGTGCAGGAGCAGATGATCCTCCAACAACCATTGCCTTGAGGCTAGAATTCCAGCGTGATCGACTATCACAACAAAGCCCTGAAGAg GAATCAGTACTTGCTTCAATGCTGATGCGTCCGTGGCCTGCAACAGCTATCAGTACAGCAAGCTTCGAAGGAGATGATGAGAGATTGAACCGAATCAAACGAATTTTCATAAAGACGGAGCGTGACCACATGCTGGATCCTCAACAGCAAGATTCCATGATCAAGAAGTGGCCACCTAGTGAGGTTTTGGTCATAGATACAGATCACAGTCCCTTCTTCTCTGCACCAGAACAGCTGTTTAATTTAATAGTCAAATCTCTATGA
- the LOC8067622 gene encoding mannan endo-1,4-beta-mannosidase 8: MESAWEWSSPTCPRLAAPPLQATPRVSLLHCVLLAASCCIPLAMPPGGANEGEWAAVERRGPHLWASGRPFVVHGFNTYWLMYFAGDPATRPAVTAALADAAGAGLNVCRTWAFNDGGYRALQLKPFSYDEEVFQALDFVISEARNHKVRLILSLCNNWKDYGGKAQYVRWGKEAGLHLTSDDAFFSDATIKSYYKAFVKAVLTRKNTITNVAYMDDPTILAWELINEPHCHSDPSGDTLQAWIEEMASYVKSIDPVHLLEIGVEGYYGPSTPELLHVNPDAYSGTIGTDFIRNHRALGIDLASIHIYSDNWLPHSEEDSHLQFVKTWMQQHIDDAANLLGMPILIGEFGVSLKCGKFGHKFREAFMETVYSTFLRSWKSGVIGGGCLVWQLFPESTEHMDDGYAVFFAKSPSTLKLLTDHSRSLES; this comes from the exons ATGGAATCGGCGTGGGAGTGGAGCAGCCCGACGTGTCCTCGCCTGGCGGCGCCGCCGCTCCAAGCGACGCCACGCGTGTCGCTCCTCCACTGCGTCCTCCTCGCGGCCTCCTGCTGCATCCCACTCGCCATGCCGCCGGGCGGCGCAAACGAGGGCGAGTGGGCGGCGGTGGAGCGCCGGGGCCCGCACCTGTGGGCGTCGGGGCGGCCCTTCGTCGTCCACGGCTTCAACACCTACTGGCTCATGTACTTCGCGGGCGACCCCGCCACGCGCCCCGCAGTCACCGCCGCCCTCGCGGATGCCGCCGGCGCGGGGCTCAATGTGTGTCGCACCTGGGCCTTCAACGACGGCGGGTACCGCGCGCTGCAGCTCAAGCCCTTCTCCTACGACGAGGAGGTCTTTCAG GCATTAGATTTCGTGATCAGCGAGGCAAGAAACCATAAGGTGAGGCTGATACTGTCACTATGTAATAACTGGAAAGATTACGGAGGTAAGGCACAGTATGTAAGGTGGGGAAAAGAGGCTGGCCTGCATCTTACTTCTGACGACGCCTTCTTCTCTGATGCCACAATCAAGAGCTACTACAAAGCTTTTGTTAAG GCTGTTTTGACAAGAAAAAATACAATCACAAATGTCGCCTACATGGATGACCCTACGATTCTTGCCTGGGAGCTGATTAATGAACCACACTGCCATTCAGATCCATCAGGTGACACATTGCAG GCATGGATAGAAGAGATGGCGTCTTATGTGAAGTCTATAGACCCTGTGCACCTTTTAGAGATCGGCGTTGAAGGTTATTATGGTCCGTCGACACCAGAACTTCTGCACGTGAACCCAGATGCTTATTCTGGAACTATTGGGACAGATTTTATCAGGAACCATCGTGCACTGGGAATTGATCTGGCTTCTATTCATATTTATTCTGACAATTG GTTGCCTCACTCTGAAGAGGACAGTCACCTCCAGTTTGTGAAAACCTGGATGCAACAGCACATTGATGATGCAGCCAACTTGCTTGGGATGCCAATTCTGATCGGGGAGTTTGGGGTATCACTTAAGTGTGGAAAATTTGGCCATAAGTTTCGTGAAGCTTTCATGGAGACAGTCTACAGCACTTTTTTGAGGTCTTGGAAGAGTGGAGTGATTGGAGGAGGCTGCCTTGTTTGGCAGCTTTTCCCTGAAAGCACTGAGCACATGGATGATGGTTATGCAgtcttttttgcaaaatcgccATCCACATTAAAATTACTTACAGATCACTCAAGGAGtctggaatcttga